From Syngnathus typhle isolate RoL2023-S1 ecotype Sweden linkage group LG5, RoL_Styp_1.0, whole genome shotgun sequence:
ataacaGATCCTCCATTACCCACCCATTGGCTGTTTTGTGTTCAGCCTAAAACCTTTAGAAAGTATTACCATCTTGTAGTGCTTTGGCACCAAGAAACTCGAGTAGAAGAGCTTCAATTAGACAGAAGCAGTGATTTGTTCTCCTACTGCCAAGAAACTGCATTGAAAGGAATTGAAGACTTTGCCTGAGACAAAAAACGAGTGCTTTGTCACCATGAATTACCTGTGGAGGAGGGTCGGTCTTCCCAGACTCGGTTGGTCAGTGGCGTTCTTCTGTTACAGTCTCCTTCTGAGTGGACTGAGGACACGGAGGACGGCCTTTCACCCCCTGACAGACCGGGTCCTGGAGACTTGGCCTTGCGCCCATTAGAGCGCCCACCACTCTTTGAGAGCTTCCCACCACCTACAAAGAGTAATTAAGGATCTTGAATCTGTTCCAGCATTTCAAGCCATACCAGATGTCTCTAATCCTGTTAACAAAACTATGAAATTAAACTAACTACGATTAGCATTTTCTGTGTTTAATATAGCTTTTGTATTGTGTATTTGCTGAGTCAGTGCTGTTCCATAAAAAGATTGCAGACTGCAGCAATACATTTGCTATTAAACCAATCCAAGACTATTTATGCTGTGCGCTCCTGCAACAACCTTCTGATTATGTTTGTCTTGTTCTGTAAACTTATTTGCTTGAGTCCGATTTGTTTATTTGCCTCTTGGAGTAGACCAAAATCAATTACCAGTAGAAATGGACTGCACCAAATGGAAAAACAAGCTAGTCTAATGACGTGACCTTAGATCACTGGCCACATTAGCAGTTTATGACGTTTGGAGAAACTCGTCACCTTGTGAGAAAGTCTCCTCAGGTCGTCCATCATTTCCACTCATTGCAACCGACGTGAATGGGTTAGCAGCATTGGCCTGGGAGCGTTCCTCGGGCTGGTCATCGTATTTTCCCATTAGGGCCTTTCTTATAATGGCCTCCAGACCTATGGAGCTACCAGGtgtctctggagctgtgtaGCTGCGGACACTCACGGATCCTATTAAAGAGCAGGTAAGGGACAAATTTATCCTGTGTTTAGATTAAAACTAATCCACTGAAACTGTTAAACAGTGGATGGGAGCAGTTGCTGACTCACAATTGTAACACTGCTCAGTAACACTGGACTTGCTCAGTTCAAGAGTTTATGATACAATTAGTTTTTGTCATTATGAATTAAAAGTTGTCAGTACTGAAAATGTggtattttcttcaaaaatcaaGCTCCCAAAGACAAAttgatatgtatgtatatatcagtatattttaaatgtatttaaaaataaatcatatatattatataaatatatacaaatatttaGAAAATCAATTTAGTTCAATTCAATGCACTCACTCTTTTAAGTCAAACCAATTTAAAGATTCATTTTTTGCTACACCCCGAATGgcataaaagaaaaatatcgAGACTTGTGTAGTGATGacaaagagggggaaaaaagtaacCTGCTGTTGTGGATGCCGGCATATTGAAGATTTCAGTTCCAGGCTGACCTGCATCTGAAAGTGTAAAGAGTATGCACAATTAGAAATTGTTATCAGGGTGCAAAGGTAGCTGCGCTTGGGTAATACTCACTAAAATCATTGTCATTTCCTACGACAGTCATCTTCTTGATCATCTCCTGCTTCTTTGATTTCACAATCGCGGAGGTGTTCTCAGTCAGCTTACTGAAGAAAGCTGGAGGCTGAGAGGTGTTGGGTGGTGAACGGGAGGCCATTCTGTGGGAGGGAAAAGAACTCGGTCAACAGCACACACACCTGAATCAGCAGGAGAACTATGAGTGCTGAACACACTTCATAAAATGGAGGAAACCCATACATGAAGTCTGGGATTTATCAGACACTCAAAAGCAATGGCAACTCAAAATGATTTGTTTGAATGCAATATTTGTGAAGAGATCCAAAGAAACATTAGGTCTTACGCTTGCTCTCCTTGTTCATTAGGATAGGACACTCCTCCCTGGATTTCCGGCTCAGAGTTACCGCCAGCAGGAGATACCGGTTCAATACAGTCATTAGAAACACTGATTGGAGAAGACTTGGACTGAAGAGGAGACCTGCAGAGCACACACAAATAAGTGACCTTTTTCTAGACACGTCTCCCTTACATAGCCTCATGTGTCTATGAAACATGATCCGTGTAGCCTATTAATACATTTATTAGAGGTCAGAAATAAAATCGTGAGGAGTCATGCCGGCTCTCTTTGCACAACCACAAACAGTCGATCATATTAACTGCTGGTGATCCTACTTCGGAATGACTCTTACCGGTCTCTGTTACAATCCCCCCCAAGGCCTTCGGGATAGCGGGTCACTTGGGGAGACTCCTGGGAAGTGAGCGGGGGCTGCGAGGCACTGGGAGGACGGGTCAAGTCCAGGATGGGCGAGCCATGGTAACCTTGTTGATGCTGCTGCTGACTCTGCCTGTAATCTTTTGTTATCACCTCCTGTTGCCGTAAAAAAAGTATTGACATGAAGTTGTACCACGCTAAACTCAACACAGCACAAcagttacaattttttttttttgtgtggacttACACTGATGTGCTGAGCCAGGGTGACGACCCTTTGGCTACCTTTGACACAAGGAGAAGGTGGCTTCTGACCTGGGGACAGCCTCTCCTCAGATGGAGGACGGTACAGAACATGTGACTCCATCTTCTGTTGAGCTGGGagttaaaaacaaatacattgagGTATAAAAATTCCAAACCTATGGAATGTGCTTGGTACatccaaagaaagaaaagaaaaggtactaagaaaacatgcaggattaAAAACAATCTTTGTCACATGCCATAAAATGTCTGATCAGGAAAGAGGCCAGGTAATTATTTATccgttaaacaaaaaaaacacagttaAAAAAGCAACAATCAGGCAAGTAGATGTTTTTTCCCTTTTGATAGTAACTGATATTTTGAATCAAAATTGTACGAATGCATGGCTGCTGTATATTATGTCCAATCAAGAGCTTGCTTTTCCAGCAGGGCCATTGCAAAGAAATTATTTATAAAGGTTGCCATAAAATACATCTCCCCGACAGTCTGATGCAGGGGATAGCAATGATTGCATGTAATCCCTCAGAGGAGAAATTCCTCCAAGGGGACAGTTGTTTTGGCTTCTGTTTGCTCGTAATGAATGACAAGAATTTGTGTAAACAACATCTTAAAATAGCCCACCTTTCTCCCTTGAGACTTTTCTACTTGCTAGTGAAAACCAATTAACAGCATCAGCAACTCTTATGAGACTGATCTccatgttgatttattttcagcattCTTCAAAATAATAGTAATTGCACTTTTAATATTAATAGGGCAGTAAAAGTACTGAAATGTAGCAATAACTCAACAGCCCATTTTTAGGATTAAATAACAATAGCAATTCTAAAATGGCAAACCTTTTTCAAGAATATCAATTGATTGAGcatttggtgtgtgtttgtggaggTTGGGAGTAGCTCAAGAGTAAATTATGACAAGCAGCATGCAATGATTTAGTGGGCAGGAATCAGTAGTACCCCGTCTCCATCTCTCTGACAGGCCTAAAGCTGCCTGAGAAACACTGTGTAGCACGTAGCGACTGTTTGGTTGGCACAGATTTTAGCATTTCCGGGCCTACTGGATGAATGGGGCAAAGAATCTCAATCGTGCCAAAATTTCAACTTCATTTTAATCGTGCCCACTTTTAAACTATTATGTGCGTTGCTGAAAGAGAGGGAGGAGGGGTGCCTACATGTGAATTGTCCGACAAGTCTCGGGTATAAagagaataaaaataagaaatgaagtgattttctacttgatgtctgtttagCAATCACTATTTGAAGCTGACCCCTTAAAGGACACCTGGGATTTGGCTTTTTCTCAGTCACTGTAAAATGCCTAAACTTTAGATTGCGTCAGTTCTCAGTTAGACTCCTCGTTTCATTCTTAGCCAGTGAAATGGAATATGGGGTATGCAAGAGTTTGGTTTCCCAGAATGCACCCTTGGTGGTCTTTAAGTTTGGAAAGAAATTTGGAAAGAATTGATATAGTGTAAcaattaaagaaataaaatgcaaatgaatagACTGATTCGATAACGCCAACCACCACAGCGTGCAAAAGGCCACAGACTAACGGGGGCGTGTCTGGGTGATAACAGGAACCCAGGATCCACAGCTTCTTACCATCAGTGGCGCTGCTGGCAACAAGCGAGCCCGTCTCTGGCATCCCCGTTTCACAAGAAATTTGACGCATAATAATCGCGTTTATGAAGTTGGCCGCAGTCATGGTGGTCTTACCGAGTGCTCTGAGTTCTTGTTCCTGAATGGACATCGGTTTGTTTTGAGACTTTTCCCTACTAGGTGTACCACCTTCCCCACGGCCGGTAGGGTTATCCAATTGCAGGTGCGGTGGTCGTCCCGAAATCGAGGAATAAGGACCTGGGTATATTCCTCCCTGACTAGGGCTGGAAAGCTTGGGGTCTGACTTGCTAGCGGGCCCGTGATGGTCTTGGACTTGCTTTAGTAGTCCCCTGCTTTTGCCATCACGACTCTGTTCTTTGGCGATGCTCGAGTCTAGTGTGGCTGCGTAGGCCTCAGGGGGCAAGCCAGTCCTTTGAAGATGACCATGGTAACCTTGGTATCGGGAGGGTCCCGAGGGTATGGATCTGACGAGGGGTGAAAAAATGCTGTGAGTGCCTGTCTGCATTTAGCTAATTCTTAAAAACGTTTTGTTTGAGACACTTATCAGTAATTTACCGTAACACGGAGGAACTGGAGTGTTCGGCAGAAAGATTCTTGCTTCCAGTGTTGTGCAAGACGCTTGGCCTTTGCTGCACATTCTCTTGGGTGCGAGGGGACACTGGGGAATGCTGGTGACTGTATGGCTGGGAAGAAGGTCTCACAATGCTACTACTTGCTAAGCTGTGCTCTGTACCTGAGGCACAAACAGGTAGACATGCATTCACAAAATAGAGCATTTCTTATATAAAATACATATGTTGTATGTAACGAAAAAAATTAAAGTCACAATCTGCTACACACCTGGTCGCCAAATGGGGGCATGCTCCACATTTGCTCCACCCTTCTCTCTGTCTCGATCTCTATCTCTGTCACGATCCCTTTCGCgatctctctctcgttctctctcccGTTCTCGTTCacgctcgcgctctctctcccgATCCCTGTCACGATCACGTTCTCTTTCGCGCTCGCGTTCTGATGAGGAGGAGGTGCCTTGCATCTTGTTCATGTGCGATGAGCCGACTATGTGGAAAAACAGAGAAGCAATCATTATATCAACAACAATTAGTGGTCCAACCGGTAACAATTACTGGTGTGACTCATCATACCGGGTGAGATTGGGGGAGTGGTGTAAGGCCTGCCAGGGAAGGCGGTGCTTCCTCCAGGGATGTAGGTGATACGATCCATTGGGGAGCTGGCTGTCCCTGCAGAGGGAGGGATCAGGACAGGTAAGTGCGGCACCTGAGAAAGATCAATGATTCCTATAATAGAGGAGGAAAGAAGAGCAaagcaaaaaatgttttaatggtAAATTTCCATGTGATGGTTTAAGGTAGGGGcttcaaaatcattttaatCTTGGGCCACGTCGGCATTACGAGTGCCCTCAGAAGACAACGAGGCAAAGAAGATGTCGACAACATGACAACAATGTGTCGTCATTAATCagaataaaaatgtcattttaagatCAAGATAAACATTCCCTTGCAACACCTAGCATACGTTTTGCCCAAGTTAAGGCGGTGTCAGAACGACAATAAATACCTTGTTGTAAGATAACACACCCAAATCAATTATTTGTTTCGCTAATATATATCAACTGTGAAATTAACAAGCTAATGAGCATTTGATAAAACATGTTTTGAACTCCTCAAATATTTGTGCAAGGTACAGTAGAGGTTTAAACTCAAACAAAGCAGTAACATGAAGCAAACCTTTGTAAAGGTGAACCCAGAAATACCAAACTATACTGCCCAACAGTCTTGCGCTCTCGCTCTAATGATGAAAGAATCTCTCATTAGGTCACTATATGCTTTTGTTCAAGCCCAACCTTGGTTTTAGGTACATTTTGACTCATTGATGTACAAATTGGTGGAGTGCCGTTAACCCTTTAGTCAATAACCACCAACAAAGTGGTCTTACCACGAGGGGCAGCAGAGTAAGGCAGGGAAAGGGGCTGATCTCGTGGTGTAAGGCCCCTTAGCATGTCTGAGCGCTGGGCAGCCATAGCAGCTGCTGCAGGCCACTGGTGCATTTGCTGGGAAGTAATGTAGTCATTGAGCAACGTCTGACGGTTCTCAAGGGCCGCTGTGTCTGGAAAGCCCCGGATGAGGTAGGGATAGGGATGAGGGTATGCCGGGTTGGGGGCCAGATGGCGAGGCAAGTAGTAGGCTGTAAAAGGGAAAGAGAAATATGCTGAGGGTTAAGAATCATCAAATGAATGCTGGATCAAATGCGCCAAAAGTCTTTTCATGCCCCGAGTTGAGACAATCATCATTGCAGGGGCAGTCACTGTACCTGGGTCAATGGGGATGCCACGAGGCAGAGCTGCTGGATCAAAGGCTAAAGGAATTTGTCTGTAAACATCAGCAGCCCCAAGGCCTTGCAACAGACGCTCATAGGTCTGTTGGTCAGGAACCCCTGGGAGAGGGGATTTGGTAGAAGTCATCTCCCTTGGGGTCGGTGTGGCTTTACGCTCCTGAGGTTCTTTCTTATTGCAGCCTAGAAAGAACACAACAGATGTACATTTAGGATTAACTATTGAACATGACGtacattttgtaacatttggaGAAAATCACACTATTCATTCTAAATCTTACAAAAATCATTTTTGAGTAATCCCTGCAGAGGTAGTGGAAAAACCTAAAAGCCCTCACCATCATGTTGCCTTTGACTTGTCTCCCTTGTAAGAGGTGAGCTACGATGTGATGGTCCAGGGTAAGGGTTTCTTAAGGTGCCTTTCTCCTCGTAGCCCACTGGGCTATGGTGGGATTTACCTCCCTGCTCCGAAGTTAGTGTGAGGGGAGAAGAGCGTGCTATTGAGCTAGCGGTGCTGACCACTGCACTGGGGCGTCCCTTTGGTGCCTCTTCATAGCGTCCCCTTTCTGTCCGCATCTCCAGGTGAGGGGGCGTGTTATGGTAGGAACGTGGTGAACTGGCTATGATGGAGCGAACATCATGTCGTTTACCTGAGCCAGCAGCTTCCTGCTTCATGGGTGCTCCCTAAAGAGAATTATTAACGACATTCGGGAACTTCCAATCAGCTTTTCGAAGATAAAGTAATGCTATTCACAAGGCACTTGGATGCATTTGGAGGAAATGTGTACCTTACCTGTGTTATAATGCCTTCCTTGGCTGACTGCCTGAGCTCCTCCCTAGGAATGAGGTGGATGGAGCGTCCAGCCTCCTTCACTGTGGGCACCATAGCCTCCCTGCCCTTCATTGGGTCCGACAGTAGACTGGCCCCACGTGGTGGAGAGTTTTCTCTTTTCATTTGCTTGGCCTCCCTTCTCAAGTAGCTATCCTGAGGGTCCAGATGACGTGGTATACCTAACGCCATGAGAATATATGATTTAAAGAGAGAATATGTGGGAACGGGTGGGACAATCTTCATACTAGTTTTGTTCTTGAGAACACTCAGCAAATACTTGGTGAACAATTGGTGAATCCATAGTTATTTTACCTTGTGAGATGGAACCGCGGATGTGGTGAGCATCTTTATAGGGTGCGTGGTGTGGACTATCCCTGTCATGAGGCATGGCTCGACCAATAAGACCTGAGTTTGGACAAGTGGCAACATTTGTTTAATACGAAGGCTGATGAAAGCTGAAAAATCCAAACAAGATCAAATCTAGCAGACGCTACCGTCACAGTTGGACGCCGAGAGTGAATCCCTCATAGGCAGACCCCGTGAGATGCCGCCCTCCATCACATCATAAGGACGCTTGACTCCAAGAATTTCGCCAGGTTGGCCTGACCCTCTACCCTCGTCTTTAGAGGTTTGAGAAACTGGACCTACACATTTGAAAGAGAAAGATATTCTCATTTTGTGTTAGAGTCACATACACTGGACAGACTTATAAATGCAAAACTCTCGTTTATGCTCCTATTTTTCATTTGCTGACCCAAAAACTTTTCTCTTCACAGAGAATTGGAAATTTATATCATAAATTTGGATAAATCCGTTTTAATGAACACTTTTTATTTGCCGAGATAGTCCAACAACCTCAAAGGCGTGGCATATTAAGATGTTGACTGGACACTATACAAGACAGTTGTCAGACAGCGTGGATGGCGGCGTCATGGGTGTAGCTCATGGATGGGTACATTTTAATGACGGCATTTTGAATGTACTGCAATATTGTAACGAAATCCCAAGGCCCATTGTTGTGCTATGCATCCACAGCAATCACCTCATGTTGCAGCACGGTAATGCAGCTCCCTATGTAGCGAGGATCTGCACACAATTCCTGGAAGCTGAAAACAACCCAGTTCTTGCATGGCCAGCATATTTACCGGACATGTAACCCATTGAGCATATTTGGGATGCTTGGGAAACAATGTGTTCCTGCCAATATCCAGCAACTTTGGACATCCATTGATAAAATGGACCAACATTTCACAGGCCAATATCAACAACCTCTATTTATACAGTATGCCACAGATTTGAGGTGATTGGATTCTCTTGGCGAAGGAGAAGTGGTCAATAACATCAATTTAGACCGATTtgtgaaaaatatttgaatggaATAGGCTTTTTGTGTAGTTCAAGTTCAGGATTATGAAAGATGGGAGCAAAAACATAAATGTCACATTTGCTTTTTTGTTCAGTGCACATACTATGTTCTGTATTTAAGGATATGGTTAGCACAAACATTGGGTTGGAGCAAAATACTCACGGTCATATGTGAGGATGTGACCACTTATTCCCTCATAGACCACATGACCTTTTGACAGTGCGTCATCCCGCTCCCTGTCAGCACGGCTCGCACTGTCCTCTGTGATCAGACGGGTTATAGTTCCCTTATACAGTACATCAGCCGGTGTCCCCTGTGGACACAGTGACAACTCAGACCCATACTCACCATTTCACTATAAAGCAGATGGTTGAATTGAGGAAGTGGAAACTCAAATGTCTAATAATTTGGTTAAAACGGCAAAACATAATCTTGACTTTCAGATAGGGATAACCAATTAAAAGAAATCTCATCGTGCCCCCCATTAGTGTGATTGTGTTctgttttttccctcaatatccaattgtttttttttttcaacttcctCTTTCCATTAATTGTTTTTGAAGGACCCTTATCATGCTACCAAAATCAACCTTTGGGAGATTTTAGCCATGTTTAAATGTTAACTTATTGGGACAGACTATACATGAATTAATAAACAAACATATACACTGTGTGCGTGTTtgagtgcatgtgtgcgtgctcaTGCGCgtatgaaaaaaatgaaagcttaCCAACCGACTGAAATAAggcaatgtttttttccaccaaaATTGCAGCTTTGCCATTTGaaaattttgaaaaaacaacaCTGTGAGGATTTTAATTGGATTAATTAGTCAGCCCCATTCTCAACCTTTACTAACCTTGCAACATCAAGTTTTGTTCATACCATTCACTTATACCCGAGTAAggttaatttaatttttacaaAATGAGTGGACACATCCAGATATGGCTGGCTGTACAGAGATTTTAGGTTATTTGGGGGTTTCTAGAAGTGTCGTCTAGCTCTTGCGGTAGTGGGTGACTGATGGGGTTCTGTGTGCTGAGCTTGTGTATCTGCTTTTTCGTCCAAAAATTAATCTATAAATGATAGCAAATAAATGACCTGCCACAAGACAACAGCTTATACACTGCTCATTGTTTCTTGACTAATCTGCCTTCACAGACCGAATGAGCCAATTGGATATTAGATTACAGTGGCTTGGTTAGAATTAATAGATTCGGACACAGCACACCGAGTACTTGTTGCTAGGGTAACTAGGCCTCGTCACAGGAATGGTTATGTCACAGATGCAGTCGCTGCTCCACTTGGTCAGCTTCATGACCTCTCTCCAATGCTCTGCCCCGTGCTCCATATGAGTCCATGATTAACAGTGAACGAAAACTATGGCTGCAAGTTATATGCTTCAGATGGAGTTGAATTGGGGGATAGCCAAACAACTGTAATAACGGGATAAGAAATTAATATGACAGTACGTGAAGTCTTTTCTTCTTGTGGCGCTTCCCAGGTGACCTAGCAGTTGTACCATTTCATCAGCTCAACACTAATAAAAGCCTACAGGCTCCTCACACTCTTTCTCTGGCCTGACAGCACACCACCTCAATTTGACTATTTTCTTTTGCTTGTTTTGGTTACAGTAAACAGATGGATTTTCACTttatggagaaaacccacgcagataCTCcactttcctcccacattccaaaaacatacacATTAGGTGAATTGAGCATTATGAATTGACCCGGGGTGTGATTGATAGTGTGAATGGTTGACTATTTGTGACAACTAATTTGGGGTGCATTGCCCAGAGACGGCTGGGATAGGGATGCCGTCGTAGTTGCAAGACAAGTTAATGACATACTAAATACCTATAAATACAGTATAAAAATCATGTAGGTTTAAAACACTATGATAATCATAATGGAAAAAACCTAATTAATATCTGATATAGCAATATatagatagttttttttttttaaggagcaAAGTCTAACAAAAAGTTCAACTCACCTGAGTGATGGAGCCGCCTCTGTAGGAGATGGAGGAATCTGGATGCATTCTGGTCCCCGGGATACCTTTTGTGATACTACCTCCCTGGACAGCTAGaattaaattgaatttaaaaaggTAAGACTGATGTTTCTGACACAAGAAGCAGTAGACGCAGGGTATATGACTTTCAATGATATTAACAACTTAACTTGTACGTACATGCTTGGAGCTTTCCATATCAATTCACAACATTAGCATTCTACAGAAATCCATTAGCTCGGAAGGTTTTTCTTAATTTCTGAGTTATGCACATTTTGAGTTGGGTACCCTTTGAATTTGTATGATTTGAGATTACGTGATTCAATTTCAATTCCGGTTCCTAATGTTTGCTGATTGCGATTGTTTTTctttaggggggggggagaaaaagtaATTAGAGAGCTAACCCTCATTTCCTCATTCAAACTAATTATATGTCATGCATTTGTTGCCATGATTATGGTGGCAAATAATTTTAAGACATTACTGCCACCTTCTTTAGCACGCGATAAAGAAGGTGGA
This genomic window contains:
- the ncor2 gene encoding nuclear receptor corepressor 2 isoform X3 — translated: MSSHPQSVPPGRRTMDTRHLPNPATLPLQLQRAHTEVGMVDYHSHHARDYSSHLAQPHRRRPSLLSEFQPGNERGQEQHIRYEHIYLPEPSSHSEMEFREIKRPRLEMGPDSLIRPSSHRPQLPVGGPEDFAKDRGNAMGKLEPISPVSPVHMDPDLDLVPARFSKEELIQNMDRVDREITMVEQQICKLRKKQQQLEEEAAKPHEPERPISPPPSEAKHRSLVQIIYDENRKKAEEAHRILEGLGPRVELPLYNQPSDTKQYHENIKINQAMRKKLILYFKRRNHARKQWEQKFCQRYDQLMEAWEKKVERIENNPRRRAKESKVREYYEKQFPEIRKQREMQERIQSRVGQRGGGLSSSAARSEHEVSEIIDGISEHENTEKQMRQLAVIPPMLFDAEQQRIKFINMNGLMDDPMKVYKDRQVMNMWSEQEKDTFREKFIQHPKNFGLIASFLERKTVAECVLFYYLTKKNENYKNIVRRNYRRRGRSQHGGQQQQQQQQQQQQQVNRNSQEDKEKEEKDKEGEKEEDKTEAEDKEDGMKDETSGEDAEDKEPAVAVKGRRTANSQGRRKGRITRSMTSEVEETTTPPANNELANLEMNESSRWTEEEMETAKKGGANNSSDTESLPSPHSADDTKAKEETSNKSKASCNTGDKETAGTGTEQAGDVKPPLKEDGEVSIKQEIKTETGETNKELTQPSPSNDATDKKPSTTEADDVKKSSKKEHGVKVGSHGDSDSSATCSADEVEETDNTEKNRMTSPRPSLLNYTHDGVISSALQKPMDLKQLKQRAAAIPPIFPEASIQGNQRSGGTKALLPPHALALYQQQITMAHGESSQEVKQQQQQLSGQPSKQQPYPQQTERDREAPHSSSPHIRPRSPSGGDKDEKLQAFSSHGEIKRPALGPDDLRSTNLGRPVLSPFPMSPRDMAKISHDQHLLQFNSFQQVGHPVLPGLQQDSARQAAVRPLIIPEPPPLISSTKPGGSITQGTPVQLHSPAHGFEHGKMPSTQMSLSWIDQRKVGGPFPVVKQEQLSPRSSSLQADNPSIQGTPHDGGRAVQGGSITKGIPGTRMHPDSSISYRGGSITQGTPADVLYKGTITRLITEDSASRADRERDDALSKGHVVYEGISGHILTYDRPVSQTSKDEGRGSGQPGEILGVKRPYDVMEGGISRGLPMRDSLSASNCDGLIGRAMPHDRDSPHHAPYKDAHHIRGSISQGIPRHLDPQDSYLRREAKQMKRENSPPRGASLLSDPMKGREAMVPTVKEAGRSIHLIPREELRQSAKEGIITQGAPMKQEAAGSGKRHDVRSIIASSPRSYHNTPPHLEMRTERGRYEEAPKGRPSAVVSTASSIARSSPLTLTSEQGGKSHHSPVGYEEKGTLRNPYPGPSHRSSPLTRETSQRQHDGCNKKEPQERKATPTPREMTSTKSPLPGVPDQQTYERLLQGLGAADVYRQIPLAFDPAALPRGIPIDPAYYLPRHLAPNPAYPHPYPYLIRGFPDTAALENRQTLLNDYITSQQMHQWPAAAAMAAQRSDMLRGLTPRDQPLSLPYSAAPRGIIDLSQVPHLPVLIPPSAGTASSPMDRITYIPGGSTAFPGRPYTTPPISPVGSSHMNKMQGTSSSSERERERERDRDRDRERERERERERERERERDRERDRDRDRDRDREKGGANVEHAPIWRPGTEHSLASSSIVRPSSQPYSHQHSPVSPRTQENVQQRPSVLHNTGSKNLSAEHSSSSVLRSIPSGPSRYQGYHGHLQRTGLPPEAYAATLDSSIAKEQSRDGKSRGLLKQVQDHHGPASKSDPKLSSPSQGGIYPGPYSSISGRPPHLQLDNPTGRGEGGTPSREKSQNKPMSIQEQELRALAQQKMESHVLYRPPSEERLSPGQKPPSPCVKGSQRVVTLAQHISEVITKDYRQSQQQHQQGYHGSPILDLTRPPSASQPPLTSQESPQVTRYPEGLGGDCNRDRSPLQSKSSPISVSNDCIEPVSPAGGNSEPEIQGGVSYPNEQGEQAMASRSPPNTSQPPAFFSKLTENTSAIVKSKKQEMIKKMTVVGNDNDFNAGQPGTEIFNMPASTTAGSVSVRSYTAPETPGSSIGLEAIIRKALMGKYDDQPEERSQANAANPFTSVAMSGNDGRPEETFSQGGGKLSKSGGRSNGRKAKSPGPGLSGGERPSSVSSVHSEGDCNRRTPLTNRVWEDRPSSTGSTPTPFPCNPLIMRFPGGTVSVPSPSSGQPVGHVPTQGQGRTWEEEPKPLLMSQYESLSDSE